In a single window of the Gossypium hirsutum isolate 1008001.06 chromosome D02, Gossypium_hirsutum_v2.1, whole genome shotgun sequence genome:
- the LOC121214554 gene encoding enoyl-CoA hydratase 2, peroxisomal, producing MDNCSTISDLKDLIVEKELNCAEDPLERSLTSDPPIDEEEDEYLALLKANQMGYNPLIMPSKRTHASTQIVETQNKFHCEEAKVRYRSIFKNQQMHLERGFTLKESNYRDFMARIRQQRVEESEDLEEAEDDPTEIPPEQSIEVPNEAKPMEQEAKPDIKTSMFGAPPASPDLHFIFELWTSLSKREQSDSCKGNNDEAKDESNSEGSTNYAYTERDVAVYALGVGACGRDTVDIDELKYVYHENGQYFIKVILIHHLDVLPTFSTLFSLRGLPQLSGVPDLKFDKRLLLHGQQCIEIHKPLPSNASINNKTTIVGFHDKGKAAILELETRSYEKKYGEILTLNRTSVFLRGAGGFSDPSKPFTYSNYPVNLASAMKIPKTQPSVVFEDCTQPPQALLYRLSGDYNPLHSDPMIAKVTGFSRTILHGLCTLGFAIRAIIKCICMGDLDMVKSFFARFLLQVYPGEALITDLWLEGLRVIYQVTVKEMNQAVLSGYVDLHRLAASL from the exons ATGGATAATTGCTCTACAATTTCTGATTTAaaggatttaatagtggagaaggaactcaactgTGCTGAGGACCCACTGGAAAGAAGTTTAACATCGGATCCTCCAattgatgaagaggaggatgaatacttagctttgctaaaAGCTAATCAAATGGGATATAATCC gttaatcatgcctagCAAGAGAACTCATGCCTCTACCCAAATCGTTGAAACACAAAATAagttccactgtgaagaagccaaagtaaGATACAgaagtatcttcaaaaatcaacagatgcatctagAGAGAGGCTTCACATTGAAGGAAAGCAACTACAGAGACTTTATGGCACGTATTCGTCAA caacgagttgaagaaagtgaggatctcGAAGAAGCAGAAGATGACCCCACAGAGATCCCGCCAGAGCAATCAATTGAAGTCCCTAATGAGGCAAAACCAATGGAACAAGAAGCTAAACCTGATATCAAAACCTCAATGTTTGGAGCTCCACCGGCTAGCCCAGATCTTC atttcatatttgaactatGGACTTCATTGTCGAAAAGGGAgcaaagcgattcatgcaaagggAATAATGATgaagcaaaagatgagtcgaattcggaAGGATCG ACAAATTATGCTTATACTGAGAG AGATGTAGCTGTCTATGCCTTGGGTGTTGGAGCATGTGGTCGGGACACCGTCGATATCGATGAACTTAAATACGTTTACCATGAAAACGGGCAGTATTTTATCAAGGTTATACTTATACATCATTTGgatg TTTTGCCAACATTTTCTACTTTATTTTCACTTAGAGGTCTGCCACAACTTAGTGGTGTGCCTGACTTAAA gtttgATAAACGTCTTCTATTGCATGGACAACAATGCATAGAAATACACAAGCCACTTCCTTCAAATGCCTCTATAA ATAACAAAACAACCATCGTAGGTTTCCATGACAAAG GTAAAGCAGCAATACTTGAACTTGAAACCAGAAGTTATGAGAAAAAGTATGGTGAAATATTAACCTTGAATCG GACAAGTGTTTTTCTACGTGGTGCTGGTGGCTTCTCAGATCCATCTAAGCCCTTTACATACTCAAACTATCCAGTCAATCTGGCTTCAGCTATGAAAATTCCAAAAACTCAACCTTCTGTAGTATTTGAGGATTGTACCCAACCACCTCAG GCTTTATTGTATAGGTTATCTGGTGACTATAATCCTCTGCATTCAGATCCTATGATTGCAAAGGTCACAGG ATTTTCAAGGACAATTTTGCATGGATTGTGTACCCTTGGGTTTGCAATACGGGCTATTATCAAATGTATTTGCATGGGAGATCTAGACATGGTCAAAAGCTTCTTTGCACGGTTCCTTTTGCAGGTGTATCCTGGTGAAGCACTCATCACTGACTTGTGGCTTGAAGGCTTGAG GGTCATATATCAGGTAACGGTGAAAGAAATGAATCAAGCAGTGCTGTCAGGCTATGTTGACCTCCATCGATTAGCAGCTTCACTATAA